A single window of Betta splendens chromosome 11, fBetSpl5.4, whole genome shotgun sequence DNA harbors:
- the LOC114865758 gene encoding chondroitin sulfate proteoglycan 5-like isoform X5, which produces MARGGTRLWTWQVLLTLSVVVIPLSAHGRHSLSRRHHHHHNQSSFAVHAQLSDDSAERDHLIGAGLGAKHRPPHKHAKLDFAEEDAPVGEELTAGGAGPDQPENPLTHDVVTVAFHSQAPDAVPADGAREWAKVPKAQKQKGGSTHPWSNSDFYEYMSPDDDHSADTTPEPEPTPSPPPNMEDENPFLDGSPSIRDKVKPSVDNTRSLPAPPMPGPGTGDGLGLSGAMGADGCRLGFVRTGPGVCSSQCDTEPDFCLNGGVCTVVAGMGAFCRCNVQDYIWNKGTRCDWAVTEFQVLCAVVGVASFVLLLLFMIVVFFAKRLHRLKSENKRLRKRSKYRPQSSEPQTDGLSVSTTADGSQPNDEPQKQEEPAKSPQPKEEGSMNILNSHSPKHENNRPSSVGHERGHSPDGAEEKAEDGVSIGLEVLLPKEARLHPETRPLGYDVFLYKVASDGDAPSTHSAGICSASHPVPKSPKSPKIPKSPKSPRHGAEPPPSTHQPLMGRHSSPGRHTSPGRQPAPGGCSPGLRAPSHHSAAQYKCMFTSTPPQLRRPRGRSQGPGPESSAYGREYHIRPSPSSPHLTQPPPSPSKVQYNPVSTRSLPPLS; this is translated from the exons ATGGCGCGCGGGGGCACGCGCCTGTGGACCTGGCAGGTGCTACTGACCCTCTCGGTGGTCGTCATCCCGCTGTCTGCTCACG GGAGGCATTCGCTGAGCAGgcgtcatcaccatcaccacaaCCAGTCGTCGTTCGCCGTGCACGCTCAGCTCAGCGACGACTCAGCGGAGCGGGACCACCTGATCGGAGCCGGACTTGGTGCCAAACACCGCCCCCCCCATAAACACGCCAAGCTGGACTTTGCAGAGGAGGACGCGCCCGTCGGGGAGGAGCTCACCGCCGGCGGTGCCGGTCCGGACCAGCCGGAGAACCCGCTGACCCACGACGTCGTCACCGTGGCGTTCCACAGCCAAGCGCCCGACGCCGTGCCCGCTGACGGCGCCCGGGAGTGGGCCAAGGTCCCGAAGGCACAGAAGCAAAAAGGCGGATCCACCCACCCGTGGAGCAACTCGGACTTTTACGAATACATGTCTCCGGATGATGACCACTCAGCAGATACAACCCCAGAACCCGAGCCCACGCCTTCACCCCCGCCCAACATGGAGGACGAGAACCCGTTCCTGGACGGTTCCCCCTCCATTCGCGACAAGGTTAAGCCCAGCGTGGATAACACGCGCTCCCTACCCGCTCCTCCCATGCCGGGCCCCGGCACGGGGGACGGGCTGGGCCTGAGCGGGGCCATGGGCGCCGacggctgcaggctgggctTTGTGCGCACTGGACCCGGCGTGTGTTCGTCCCAGTGCGACACTGAGCCCGACTTCTGCTTGAATGGAGGCGTTTGCACTGTGGTGGCAGGAATGGGAGCGTTCTGCAG GTGCAATGTGCAGGACTACATCTGGAATAAGGGCACGCGCTGTGACTGGGCGGTCACCGAGTTCCAGGTGCTGTGCGCGGTGGTGGGCGTGGCCTCCttcgtgctcctcctgctcttcatgATCGTCGTGTTCTTCGCCAAGCGGCTGCACCGCCTCAAGAGCGAGAACAAGCGCCTCCGCAAGCGCAG CAAGTACCGCCCACAGAGCAGCGAGCCGCAGACGGACGGCCTGTCAGTTTCCACCACGGCCGACGGCTCCCAGCCAAAC GATGAGCcccagaagcaggaggagccggCCAAGTCCCCGCAACCCAAGGAGGAGGGCTCCATGAACATCCTCAACTCCCACTCCCCCAAGCACGAGAACAACCGGCCGAGCTCCGTGGGCCACGAGCGCGGCCACAGCCCCGACGGCGCCGAGGAGAAGGCCGAG GATGGGGTCTCCATTGGCCTGGAGGTGCTGCTCCCCAAGGAGGCCAGACTCCACCCAGAGACCAGGCCCCTTGGCTATGATGTCTTCCTCTACAAAGTTGCCAGCGATGGAGACGCTCCTTCCACCCACAGCGCCGGCATTTGCTCCGCGTCTCATCCCGTTCCCAAATCACCCAAGTCACCCAAGATTCCTAAGTCACCCAAATCACCCAGGcacggggccgagccgccaccCAGCACCCACCAGCCTTTAATGGGAAGGCACTCCTCGCCAGGGCGTCACACGTCGCCGGGTCGACAGCCCGCTCCCGGCGGCTGCTCCCCCGGCCTCCGCGCACCTTCCCACCACTCAGCCGCCCAGTACAAGTGCATGTTCACCTCCACCCCGCCTCAGCTACGCCGGCCCAGGGGTCGGTCCCAAGGTCCCGGCCCAGAGAGCTCAGCGTACGGGAGAGAATACCACATTCGTCCATCCCCCTCCTCGCCTCATCTCACCCAGCCTCCCCCGTCACCATCCAAGGTGCAGTACAACCCGGTCAGCACTCGGTCCCTGCCCCCTCTGTCGTGA
- the LOC114865758 gene encoding chondroitin sulfate proteoglycan 5-like isoform X4: MARGGTRLWTWQVLLTLSVVVIPLSAHGRHSLSRRHHHHHNQSSFAVHAQLSDDSAERDHLIGAGLGAKHRPPHKHAKLDFAEEDAPVGEELTAGGAGPDQPENPLTHDVVTVAFHSQAPDAVPADGAREWAKVPKAQKQKGGSTHPWSNSDFYEYMSPDDDHSADTTPEPEPTPSPPPNMEDENPFLDGSPSIRDKVKPSVDNTRSLPAPPMPGPGTGDGLGLSGAMGADGCRLGFVRTGPGVCSSQCDTEPDFCLNGGVCTVVAGMGAFCRCNVQDYIWNKGTRCDWAVTEFQVLCAVVGVASFVLLLLFMIVVFFAKRLHRLKSENKRLRKRSSKYRPQSSEPQTDGLSVSTTADGSQPNDEPQKQEEPAKSPQPKEEGSMNILNSHSPKHENNRPSSVGHERGHSPDGAEEKAEDGVSIGLEVLLPKEARLHPETRPLGYDVFLYKVASDGDAPSTHSAGICSASHPVPKSPKSPKIPKSPKSPRHGAEPPPSTHQPLMGRHSSPGRHTSPGRQPAPGGCSPGLRAPSHHSAAQYKCMFTSTPPQLRRPRGRSQGPGPESSAYGREYHIRPSPSSPHLTQPPPSPSKVQYNPVSTRSLPPLS, from the exons ATGGCGCGCGGGGGCACGCGCCTGTGGACCTGGCAGGTGCTACTGACCCTCTCGGTGGTCGTCATCCCGCTGTCTGCTCACG GGAGGCATTCGCTGAGCAGgcgtcatcaccatcaccacaaCCAGTCGTCGTTCGCCGTGCACGCTCAGCTCAGCGACGACTCAGCGGAGCGGGACCACCTGATCGGAGCCGGACTTGGTGCCAAACACCGCCCCCCCCATAAACACGCCAAGCTGGACTTTGCAGAGGAGGACGCGCCCGTCGGGGAGGAGCTCACCGCCGGCGGTGCCGGTCCGGACCAGCCGGAGAACCCGCTGACCCACGACGTCGTCACCGTGGCGTTCCACAGCCAAGCGCCCGACGCCGTGCCCGCTGACGGCGCCCGGGAGTGGGCCAAGGTCCCGAAGGCACAGAAGCAAAAAGGCGGATCCACCCACCCGTGGAGCAACTCGGACTTTTACGAATACATGTCTCCGGATGATGACCACTCAGCAGATACAACCCCAGAACCCGAGCCCACGCCTTCACCCCCGCCCAACATGGAGGACGAGAACCCGTTCCTGGACGGTTCCCCCTCCATTCGCGACAAGGTTAAGCCCAGCGTGGATAACACGCGCTCCCTACCCGCTCCTCCCATGCCGGGCCCCGGCACGGGGGACGGGCTGGGCCTGAGCGGGGCCATGGGCGCCGacggctgcaggctgggctTTGTGCGCACTGGACCCGGCGTGTGTTCGTCCCAGTGCGACACTGAGCCCGACTTCTGCTTGAATGGAGGCGTTTGCACTGTGGTGGCAGGAATGGGAGCGTTCTGCAG GTGCAATGTGCAGGACTACATCTGGAATAAGGGCACGCGCTGTGACTGGGCGGTCACCGAGTTCCAGGTGCTGTGCGCGGTGGTGGGCGTGGCCTCCttcgtgctcctcctgctcttcatgATCGTCGTGTTCTTCGCCAAGCGGCTGCACCGCCTCAAGAGCGAGAACAAGCGCCTCCGCAAGCGCAG CAGCAAGTACCGCCCACAGAGCAGCGAGCCGCAGACGGACGGCCTGTCAGTTTCCACCACGGCCGACGGCTCCCAGCCAAAC GATGAGCcccagaagcaggaggagccggCCAAGTCCCCGCAACCCAAGGAGGAGGGCTCCATGAACATCCTCAACTCCCACTCCCCCAAGCACGAGAACAACCGGCCGAGCTCCGTGGGCCACGAGCGCGGCCACAGCCCCGACGGCGCCGAGGAGAAGGCCGAG GATGGGGTCTCCATTGGCCTGGAGGTGCTGCTCCCCAAGGAGGCCAGACTCCACCCAGAGACCAGGCCCCTTGGCTATGATGTCTTCCTCTACAAAGTTGCCAGCGATGGAGACGCTCCTTCCACCCACAGCGCCGGCATTTGCTCCGCGTCTCATCCCGTTCCCAAATCACCCAAGTCACCCAAGATTCCTAAGTCACCCAAATCACCCAGGcacggggccgagccgccaccCAGCACCCACCAGCCTTTAATGGGAAGGCACTCCTCGCCAGGGCGTCACACGTCGCCGGGTCGACAGCCCGCTCCCGGCGGCTGCTCCCCCGGCCTCCGCGCACCTTCCCACCACTCAGCCGCCCAGTACAAGTGCATGTTCACCTCCACCCCGCCTCAGCTACGCCGGCCCAGGGGTCGGTCCCAAGGTCCCGGCCCAGAGAGCTCAGCGTACGGGAGAGAATACCACATTCGTCCATCCCCCTCCTCGCCTCATCTCACCCAGCCTCCCCCGTCACCATCCAAGGTGCAGTACAACCCGGTCAGCACTCGGTCCCTGCCCCCTCTGTCGTGA
- the LOC114865758 gene encoding chondroitin sulfate proteoglycan 5-like isoform X1 — translation MARGGTRLWTWQVLLTLSVVVIPLSAHGRHSLSRRHHHHHNQSSFAVHAQLSDDSAERDHLIGAGLGAKHRPPHKHAKLDFAEEDAPVGEELTAGGAGPDQPENPLTHDVVTVAFHSQAPDAVPADGAREWAKVPKAQKQKGGSTHPWSNSDFYEYMSPDDDHSADTTPEPEPTPSPPPNMEDENPFLDGSPSIRDKVKPSVDNTRSLPAPPMPGPGTGDGLGLSGAMGADGCRLGFVRTGPGVCSSQCDTEPDFCLNGGVCTVVAGMGAFCRCNVQDYIWNKGTRCDWAVTEFQVLCAVVGVASFVLLLLFMIVVFFAKRLHRLKSENKRLRKRSSKYRPQSSEPQTDGLSVSTTADGSQPNVRKLCDTPPPATQAHTHNLAYYDNIICQRPPSTSSTWQYKPRDLYNHFQDEPQKQEEPAKSPQPKEEGSMNILNSHSPKHENNRPSSVGHERGHSPDGAEEKAEDGVSIGLEVLLPKEARLHPETRPLGYDVFLYKVASDGDAPSTHSAGICSASHPVPKSPKSPKIPKSPKSPRHGAEPPPSTHQPLMGRHSSPGRHTSPGRQPAPGGCSPGLRAPSHHSAAQYKCMFTSTPPQLRRPRGRSQGPGPESSAYGREYHIRPSPSSPHLTQPPPSPSKVQYNPVSTRSLPPLS, via the exons ATGGCGCGCGGGGGCACGCGCCTGTGGACCTGGCAGGTGCTACTGACCCTCTCGGTGGTCGTCATCCCGCTGTCTGCTCACG GGAGGCATTCGCTGAGCAGgcgtcatcaccatcaccacaaCCAGTCGTCGTTCGCCGTGCACGCTCAGCTCAGCGACGACTCAGCGGAGCGGGACCACCTGATCGGAGCCGGACTTGGTGCCAAACACCGCCCCCCCCATAAACACGCCAAGCTGGACTTTGCAGAGGAGGACGCGCCCGTCGGGGAGGAGCTCACCGCCGGCGGTGCCGGTCCGGACCAGCCGGAGAACCCGCTGACCCACGACGTCGTCACCGTGGCGTTCCACAGCCAAGCGCCCGACGCCGTGCCCGCTGACGGCGCCCGGGAGTGGGCCAAGGTCCCGAAGGCACAGAAGCAAAAAGGCGGATCCACCCACCCGTGGAGCAACTCGGACTTTTACGAATACATGTCTCCGGATGATGACCACTCAGCAGATACAACCCCAGAACCCGAGCCCACGCCTTCACCCCCGCCCAACATGGAGGACGAGAACCCGTTCCTGGACGGTTCCCCCTCCATTCGCGACAAGGTTAAGCCCAGCGTGGATAACACGCGCTCCCTACCCGCTCCTCCCATGCCGGGCCCCGGCACGGGGGACGGGCTGGGCCTGAGCGGGGCCATGGGCGCCGacggctgcaggctgggctTTGTGCGCACTGGACCCGGCGTGTGTTCGTCCCAGTGCGACACTGAGCCCGACTTCTGCTTGAATGGAGGCGTTTGCACTGTGGTGGCAGGAATGGGAGCGTTCTGCAG GTGCAATGTGCAGGACTACATCTGGAATAAGGGCACGCGCTGTGACTGGGCGGTCACCGAGTTCCAGGTGCTGTGCGCGGTGGTGGGCGTGGCCTCCttcgtgctcctcctgctcttcatgATCGTCGTGTTCTTCGCCAAGCGGCTGCACCGCCTCAAGAGCGAGAACAAGCGCCTCCGCAAGCGCAG CAGCAAGTACCGCCCACAGAGCAGCGAGCCGCAGACGGACGGCCTGTCAGTTTCCACCACGGCCGACGGCTCCCAGCCAAACGTAAGGAAACTGTGCGACACCCCCCCGCCTGCCACCCAAGCTCACACTCACAACCTGGCGTACTATGACAACATTATCTGTCAG AGGCCCCCATCAACCAGCTCTACCTGGCAGTATAAACCCAGAGACCTGTATAACCACTTCCAG GATGAGCcccagaagcaggaggagccggCCAAGTCCCCGCAACCCAAGGAGGAGGGCTCCATGAACATCCTCAACTCCCACTCCCCCAAGCACGAGAACAACCGGCCGAGCTCCGTGGGCCACGAGCGCGGCCACAGCCCCGACGGCGCCGAGGAGAAGGCCGAG GATGGGGTCTCCATTGGCCTGGAGGTGCTGCTCCCCAAGGAGGCCAGACTCCACCCAGAGACCAGGCCCCTTGGCTATGATGTCTTCCTCTACAAAGTTGCCAGCGATGGAGACGCTCCTTCCACCCACAGCGCCGGCATTTGCTCCGCGTCTCATCCCGTTCCCAAATCACCCAAGTCACCCAAGATTCCTAAGTCACCCAAATCACCCAGGcacggggccgagccgccaccCAGCACCCACCAGCCTTTAATGGGAAGGCACTCCTCGCCAGGGCGTCACACGTCGCCGGGTCGACAGCCCGCTCCCGGCGGCTGCTCCCCCGGCCTCCGCGCACCTTCCCACCACTCAGCCGCCCAGTACAAGTGCATGTTCACCTCCACCCCGCCTCAGCTACGCCGGCCCAGGGGTCGGTCCCAAGGTCCCGGCCCAGAGAGCTCAGCGTACGGGAGAGAATACCACATTCGTCCATCCCCCTCCTCGCCTCATCTCACCCAGCCTCCCCCGTCACCATCCAAGGTGCAGTACAACCCGGTCAGCACTCGGTCCCTGCCCCCTCTGTCGTGA
- the LOC114865758 gene encoding chondroitin sulfate proteoglycan 5-like isoform X2, translating to MARGGTRLWTWQVLLTLSVVVIPLSAHGRHSLSRRHHHHHNQSSFAVHAQLSDDSAERDHLIGAGLGAKHRPPHKHAKLDFAEEDAPVGEELTAGGAGPDQPENPLTHDVVTVAFHSQAPDAVPADGAREWAKVPKAQKQKGGSTHPWSNSDFYEYMSPDDDHSADTTPEPEPTPSPPPNMEDENPFLDGSPSIRDKVKPSVDNTRSLPAPPMPGPGTGDGLGLSGAMGADGCRLGFVRTGPGVCSSQCDTEPDFCLNGGVCTVVAGMGAFCRCNVQDYIWNKGTRCDWAVTEFQVLCAVVGVASFVLLLLFMIVVFFAKRLHRLKSENKRLRKRSKYRPQSSEPQTDGLSVSTTADGSQPNVRKLCDTPPPATQAHTHNLAYYDNIICQRPPSTSSTWQYKPRDLYNHFQDEPQKQEEPAKSPQPKEEGSMNILNSHSPKHENNRPSSVGHERGHSPDGAEEKAEDGVSIGLEVLLPKEARLHPETRPLGYDVFLYKVASDGDAPSTHSAGICSASHPVPKSPKSPKIPKSPKSPRHGAEPPPSTHQPLMGRHSSPGRHTSPGRQPAPGGCSPGLRAPSHHSAAQYKCMFTSTPPQLRRPRGRSQGPGPESSAYGREYHIRPSPSSPHLTQPPPSPSKVQYNPVSTRSLPPLS from the exons ATGGCGCGCGGGGGCACGCGCCTGTGGACCTGGCAGGTGCTACTGACCCTCTCGGTGGTCGTCATCCCGCTGTCTGCTCACG GGAGGCATTCGCTGAGCAGgcgtcatcaccatcaccacaaCCAGTCGTCGTTCGCCGTGCACGCTCAGCTCAGCGACGACTCAGCGGAGCGGGACCACCTGATCGGAGCCGGACTTGGTGCCAAACACCGCCCCCCCCATAAACACGCCAAGCTGGACTTTGCAGAGGAGGACGCGCCCGTCGGGGAGGAGCTCACCGCCGGCGGTGCCGGTCCGGACCAGCCGGAGAACCCGCTGACCCACGACGTCGTCACCGTGGCGTTCCACAGCCAAGCGCCCGACGCCGTGCCCGCTGACGGCGCCCGGGAGTGGGCCAAGGTCCCGAAGGCACAGAAGCAAAAAGGCGGATCCACCCACCCGTGGAGCAACTCGGACTTTTACGAATACATGTCTCCGGATGATGACCACTCAGCAGATACAACCCCAGAACCCGAGCCCACGCCTTCACCCCCGCCCAACATGGAGGACGAGAACCCGTTCCTGGACGGTTCCCCCTCCATTCGCGACAAGGTTAAGCCCAGCGTGGATAACACGCGCTCCCTACCCGCTCCTCCCATGCCGGGCCCCGGCACGGGGGACGGGCTGGGCCTGAGCGGGGCCATGGGCGCCGacggctgcaggctgggctTTGTGCGCACTGGACCCGGCGTGTGTTCGTCCCAGTGCGACACTGAGCCCGACTTCTGCTTGAATGGAGGCGTTTGCACTGTGGTGGCAGGAATGGGAGCGTTCTGCAG GTGCAATGTGCAGGACTACATCTGGAATAAGGGCACGCGCTGTGACTGGGCGGTCACCGAGTTCCAGGTGCTGTGCGCGGTGGTGGGCGTGGCCTCCttcgtgctcctcctgctcttcatgATCGTCGTGTTCTTCGCCAAGCGGCTGCACCGCCTCAAGAGCGAGAACAAGCGCCTCCGCAAGCGCAG CAAGTACCGCCCACAGAGCAGCGAGCCGCAGACGGACGGCCTGTCAGTTTCCACCACGGCCGACGGCTCCCAGCCAAACGTAAGGAAACTGTGCGACACCCCCCCGCCTGCCACCCAAGCTCACACTCACAACCTGGCGTACTATGACAACATTATCTGTCAG AGGCCCCCATCAACCAGCTCTACCTGGCAGTATAAACCCAGAGACCTGTATAACCACTTCCAG GATGAGCcccagaagcaggaggagccggCCAAGTCCCCGCAACCCAAGGAGGAGGGCTCCATGAACATCCTCAACTCCCACTCCCCCAAGCACGAGAACAACCGGCCGAGCTCCGTGGGCCACGAGCGCGGCCACAGCCCCGACGGCGCCGAGGAGAAGGCCGAG GATGGGGTCTCCATTGGCCTGGAGGTGCTGCTCCCCAAGGAGGCCAGACTCCACCCAGAGACCAGGCCCCTTGGCTATGATGTCTTCCTCTACAAAGTTGCCAGCGATGGAGACGCTCCTTCCACCCACAGCGCCGGCATTTGCTCCGCGTCTCATCCCGTTCCCAAATCACCCAAGTCACCCAAGATTCCTAAGTCACCCAAATCACCCAGGcacggggccgagccgccaccCAGCACCCACCAGCCTTTAATGGGAAGGCACTCCTCGCCAGGGCGTCACACGTCGCCGGGTCGACAGCCCGCTCCCGGCGGCTGCTCCCCCGGCCTCCGCGCACCTTCCCACCACTCAGCCGCCCAGTACAAGTGCATGTTCACCTCCACCCCGCCTCAGCTACGCCGGCCCAGGGGTCGGTCCCAAGGTCCCGGCCCAGAGAGCTCAGCGTACGGGAGAGAATACCACATTCGTCCATCCCCCTCCTCGCCTCATCTCACCCAGCCTCCCCCGTCACCATCCAAGGTGCAGTACAACCCGGTCAGCACTCGGTCCCTGCCCCCTCTGTCGTGA
- the LOC114865758 gene encoding chondroitin sulfate proteoglycan 5-like isoform X6, whose product MARGGTRLWTWQVLLTLSVVVIPLSAHGRHSLSRRHHHHHNQSSFAVHAQLSDDSAERDHLIGAGLGAKHRPPHKHAKLDFAEEDAPVGEELTAGGAGPDQPENPLTHDVVTVAFHSQAPDAVPADGAREWAKVPKAQKQKGGSTHPWSNSDFYEYMSPDDDHSADTTPEPEPTPSPPPNMEDENPFLDGSPSIRDKVKPSVDNTRSLPAPPMPGPGTGDGLGLSGAMGADGCRLGFVRTGPGVCSSQCDTEPDFCLNGGVCTVVAGMGAFCRCNVQDYIWNKGTRCDWAVTEFQVLCAVVGVASFVLLLLFMIVVFFAKRLHRLKSENKRLRKRSKYRPQSSEPQTDGLSVSTTADGSQPNVRKLCDTPPPATQAHTHNLAYYDNIICQDEPQKQEEPAKSPQPKEEGSMNILNSHSPKHENNRPSSVGHERGHSPDGAEEKAEVNTLQNNLV is encoded by the exons ATGGCGCGCGGGGGCACGCGCCTGTGGACCTGGCAGGTGCTACTGACCCTCTCGGTGGTCGTCATCCCGCTGTCTGCTCACG GGAGGCATTCGCTGAGCAGgcgtcatcaccatcaccacaaCCAGTCGTCGTTCGCCGTGCACGCTCAGCTCAGCGACGACTCAGCGGAGCGGGACCACCTGATCGGAGCCGGACTTGGTGCCAAACACCGCCCCCCCCATAAACACGCCAAGCTGGACTTTGCAGAGGAGGACGCGCCCGTCGGGGAGGAGCTCACCGCCGGCGGTGCCGGTCCGGACCAGCCGGAGAACCCGCTGACCCACGACGTCGTCACCGTGGCGTTCCACAGCCAAGCGCCCGACGCCGTGCCCGCTGACGGCGCCCGGGAGTGGGCCAAGGTCCCGAAGGCACAGAAGCAAAAAGGCGGATCCACCCACCCGTGGAGCAACTCGGACTTTTACGAATACATGTCTCCGGATGATGACCACTCAGCAGATACAACCCCAGAACCCGAGCCCACGCCTTCACCCCCGCCCAACATGGAGGACGAGAACCCGTTCCTGGACGGTTCCCCCTCCATTCGCGACAAGGTTAAGCCCAGCGTGGATAACACGCGCTCCCTACCCGCTCCTCCCATGCCGGGCCCCGGCACGGGGGACGGGCTGGGCCTGAGCGGGGCCATGGGCGCCGacggctgcaggctgggctTTGTGCGCACTGGACCCGGCGTGTGTTCGTCCCAGTGCGACACTGAGCCCGACTTCTGCTTGAATGGAGGCGTTTGCACTGTGGTGGCAGGAATGGGAGCGTTCTGCAG GTGCAATGTGCAGGACTACATCTGGAATAAGGGCACGCGCTGTGACTGGGCGGTCACCGAGTTCCAGGTGCTGTGCGCGGTGGTGGGCGTGGCCTCCttcgtgctcctcctgctcttcatgATCGTCGTGTTCTTCGCCAAGCGGCTGCACCGCCTCAAGAGCGAGAACAAGCGCCTCCGCAAGCGCAG CAAGTACCGCCCACAGAGCAGCGAGCCGCAGACGGACGGCCTGTCAGTTTCCACCACGGCCGACGGCTCCCAGCCAAACGTAAGGAAACTGTGCGACACCCCCCCGCCTGCCACCCAAGCTCACACTCACAACCTGGCGTACTATGACAACATTATCTGTCAG GATGAGCcccagaagcaggaggagccggCCAAGTCCCCGCAACCCAAGGAGGAGGGCTCCATGAACATCCTCAACTCCCACTCCCCCAAGCACGAGAACAACCGGCCGAGCTCCGTGGGCCACGAGCGCGGCCACAGCCCCGACGGCGCCGAGGAGAAGGCCGAGGTAAACACGCTCCAGAACAACCTGGTCTAG
- the LOC114865758 gene encoding chondroitin sulfate proteoglycan 5-like isoform X3, translating into MARGGTRLWTWQVLLTLSVVVIPLSAHGRHSLSRRHHHHHNQSSFAVHAQLSDDSAERDHLIGAGLGAKHRPPHKHAKLDFAEEDAPVGEELTAGGAGPDQPENPLTHDVVTVAFHSQAPDAVPADGAREWAKVPKAQKQKGGSTHPWSNSDFYEYMSPDDDHSADTTPEPEPTPSPPPNMEDENPFLDGSPSIRDKVKPSVDNTRSLPAPPMPGPGTGDGLGLSGAMGADGCRLGFVRTGPGVCSSQCDTEPDFCLNGGVCTVVAGMGAFCRCNVQDYIWNKGTRCDWAVTEFQVLCAVVGVASFVLLLLFMIVVFFAKRLHRLKSENKRLRKRSSKYRPQSSEPQTDGLSVSTTADGSQPNVRKLCDTPPPATQAHTHNLAYYDNIICQDEPQKQEEPAKSPQPKEEGSMNILNSHSPKHENNRPSSVGHERGHSPDGAEEKAEDGVSIGLEVLLPKEARLHPETRPLGYDVFLYKVASDGDAPSTHSAGICSASHPVPKSPKSPKIPKSPKSPRHGAEPPPSTHQPLMGRHSSPGRHTSPGRQPAPGGCSPGLRAPSHHSAAQYKCMFTSTPPQLRRPRGRSQGPGPESSAYGREYHIRPSPSSPHLTQPPPSPSKVQYNPVSTRSLPPLS; encoded by the exons ATGGCGCGCGGGGGCACGCGCCTGTGGACCTGGCAGGTGCTACTGACCCTCTCGGTGGTCGTCATCCCGCTGTCTGCTCACG GGAGGCATTCGCTGAGCAGgcgtcatcaccatcaccacaaCCAGTCGTCGTTCGCCGTGCACGCTCAGCTCAGCGACGACTCAGCGGAGCGGGACCACCTGATCGGAGCCGGACTTGGTGCCAAACACCGCCCCCCCCATAAACACGCCAAGCTGGACTTTGCAGAGGAGGACGCGCCCGTCGGGGAGGAGCTCACCGCCGGCGGTGCCGGTCCGGACCAGCCGGAGAACCCGCTGACCCACGACGTCGTCACCGTGGCGTTCCACAGCCAAGCGCCCGACGCCGTGCCCGCTGACGGCGCCCGGGAGTGGGCCAAGGTCCCGAAGGCACAGAAGCAAAAAGGCGGATCCACCCACCCGTGGAGCAACTCGGACTTTTACGAATACATGTCTCCGGATGATGACCACTCAGCAGATACAACCCCAGAACCCGAGCCCACGCCTTCACCCCCGCCCAACATGGAGGACGAGAACCCGTTCCTGGACGGTTCCCCCTCCATTCGCGACAAGGTTAAGCCCAGCGTGGATAACACGCGCTCCCTACCCGCTCCTCCCATGCCGGGCCCCGGCACGGGGGACGGGCTGGGCCTGAGCGGGGCCATGGGCGCCGacggctgcaggctgggctTTGTGCGCACTGGACCCGGCGTGTGTTCGTCCCAGTGCGACACTGAGCCCGACTTCTGCTTGAATGGAGGCGTTTGCACTGTGGTGGCAGGAATGGGAGCGTTCTGCAG GTGCAATGTGCAGGACTACATCTGGAATAAGGGCACGCGCTGTGACTGGGCGGTCACCGAGTTCCAGGTGCTGTGCGCGGTGGTGGGCGTGGCCTCCttcgtgctcctcctgctcttcatgATCGTCGTGTTCTTCGCCAAGCGGCTGCACCGCCTCAAGAGCGAGAACAAGCGCCTCCGCAAGCGCAG CAGCAAGTACCGCCCACAGAGCAGCGAGCCGCAGACGGACGGCCTGTCAGTTTCCACCACGGCCGACGGCTCCCAGCCAAACGTAAGGAAACTGTGCGACACCCCCCCGCCTGCCACCCAAGCTCACACTCACAACCTGGCGTACTATGACAACATTATCTGTCAG GATGAGCcccagaagcaggaggagccggCCAAGTCCCCGCAACCCAAGGAGGAGGGCTCCATGAACATCCTCAACTCCCACTCCCCCAAGCACGAGAACAACCGGCCGAGCTCCGTGGGCCACGAGCGCGGCCACAGCCCCGACGGCGCCGAGGAGAAGGCCGAG GATGGGGTCTCCATTGGCCTGGAGGTGCTGCTCCCCAAGGAGGCCAGACTCCACCCAGAGACCAGGCCCCTTGGCTATGATGTCTTCCTCTACAAAGTTGCCAGCGATGGAGACGCTCCTTCCACCCACAGCGCCGGCATTTGCTCCGCGTCTCATCCCGTTCCCAAATCACCCAAGTCACCCAAGATTCCTAAGTCACCCAAATCACCCAGGcacggggccgagccgccaccCAGCACCCACCAGCCTTTAATGGGAAGGCACTCCTCGCCAGGGCGTCACACGTCGCCGGGTCGACAGCCCGCTCCCGGCGGCTGCTCCCCCGGCCTCCGCGCACCTTCCCACCACTCAGCCGCCCAGTACAAGTGCATGTTCACCTCCACCCCGCCTCAGCTACGCCGGCCCAGGGGTCGGTCCCAAGGTCCCGGCCCAGAGAGCTCAGCGTACGGGAGAGAATACCACATTCGTCCATCCCCCTCCTCGCCTCATCTCACCCAGCCTCCCCCGTCACCATCCAAGGTGCAGTACAACCCGGTCAGCACTCGGTCCCTGCCCCCTCTGTCGTGA